TGTGTCGAACGGGTGGTGGGCGTGGCACTCTTGGTAGAGGGAAGCGAGGACGCTGTCGTAGTAGGCCGCGGGGTGGGGATCGCCCGCCGcgccggcgggggcgggggaGAAGCGGAGAGGAGGCCGCTCGGCTCTCGGCCTGGGCGCGACGCGAAGGCGAGCTGCGGAAGCGGAACGCATGCGCGCACCGCCGCATGAGCCGTTTAGTTTTGCCGGGCTTTTCGCGCGCGCGGCGTCGGCTGACACGCGGGCGGCAATGAGAGCAAGTGCTTGGCTGTGGAGCTTGCCGGATGCCGGTGCGATTTGAGCATCTGGCTGGAGCGGAGCCGCGTGGgtgggtgcggcggcggcggcggcgcggctggGGGGAtcggcggcgcggcggacgAGCCACGCGGTTTCGGTGCGTGCGATTCGACAACACGCGCGGGCGGGCAGCGTATTTGGTTGGCACGTGTCAATCAGGGCAAGCATTGTAACAAGTCGTATGCGAAGTATTTTCCCATAAAGAGATCGTGCAAGAGATAATGAGGTAAACAATTGGAACTTTTTAAACATGTCGACAATTGGAATTTATTGGATTCGTATTTTACCACAATGAATCATATCATGTACAGGATTGCAAACATCAGCAATGTAACATATACAGCCTACTTGTATGAACATCTCATCACCTACGCATATTCCGAACCGCCTGTTTATGCCAATACAGAACGAAGCCGCTTGTCTATGACGAAGAAACCATACACAAAAATGGGATCGTATCAGATTGGAATGAAGTATTTGCTCTCCATGGATGCAGCCTCCTCCCTGTCCTCCCACTGTAGTTTCTCCCACCAATCGAAGGAACCGCATACTTGCTTCAGCTTCCCACAATTGTATGTGCTGCTCAGTGGGAGGCTTCTCAAATTTGGGCAGTCCTCCACCCGGATGGTCTCAAGGGAGGGGAAATCTCTTGGCTTGCAAATACTTCTCAGCTTCTTAACATCAGTCAATACGATTGATCTCAACTTCGGGAAGTCGGTGTGGATTGTGCCAATGGTTAATTTGCTCTTGCCTATGCTTTGATAATCATTATCCCGTTCCTCGCATGGATTTTCTGCCATAGCGtcatcttcttgctcttcagaAGGATGATCCTGAATTTTCATTTCTTGTACCCCAGACTCCTCATCACTATCAGCTTCTTCCACAATTTTCAGCATCTCATCACAATGGGATATGACAAGCCTCTCGAGCATTTCAAGCCTTAGAACCCATGTGATGTTCTGCAATTTGGGGCATCTCAAAATGACCAGTTTGCGGATGTACCAAAAATGATGGGGCATTGGTGCAACAATGACATTCTCCAATGATGGAAGAACCGAGAGGGTCAGGGACTGCAGGCATGAAGTCGTCAGCTCAGCATCGACACGCAGTGTGTTCAGATCATAGCATGATTCAACAAACAGCTCCTCAAGGTGCACCATGTGGTTGAGATCGGAGATTTTGATCGACTGCATTTCTCCACAGTACTTCAGATTCAAGCGATGTGTCGACTTTGCCAACGGACTAGTCTTGTTCAACTTCTTCAACACGTCCTGTGCATAAATAGTGATTCCGAGGAACATTAGTGCCTTCAGGGAATCCAGGTTCAGATTGTCGACGTCACGAATCCCGTAGTGGCTGCGAAAGAGATTAAGCACTCTTAGCTTCAGTAACTTTGAGCAGTTGTTCAAGGTATCTTCAAGTGCAACAGTCACACTAAGATCCAGATGCCTCAGCTCTTTCAATAACCACAGTCTCTCAGGTAATCTCATAATGTGTGTATGTGACAAGTTGAGATACTGCAATGCAACCAACGTCTCACATTCTGGAAGTGATGTTATTGAAGTGTGAGAAAGATCTAGCACTTTCAAGGAGGGCATAAACTTGAGAAATCCACAACTCAGCTTGTTCAAATTTGGGTTATTCTGGATCAACAATGTGGTGAGGTTTTTGCATTTTGGTGAGAAAGAAAGCTCTGTGATGTCATTACACATGATGGAGATCCTTGTAGCTTCTTTCCACTCTTCAGATGATGGAGCATTATCCAAAGCCATCCCTgcttgaacaagaaatttttGATCTGTCTTGTTAACCAACCAAAGCCCCAGATGCCTGATTACATGATGCATTTTTACCTTTGATGACATTGAACTACTGGTCTGCAACAGGCAAGCTGAAATAAGACTGCGAATTATCTGATAACCCTTGTCATAATCATTGAGTAGCAAACCTTCAGCCAACCAATAATCAACTAGTTGCTCCTTACTAATAGATCCATACTCcgggaaaagagtgcagtacaGAAAGCACTGCTGTTGAGTGGGTGTGAGCCTGTCATAGCTGTATTTCAGCTGAGCAAACATTTCATCCACACCATCAATGTTGTCCAAATTGGTGTTAATTGCATCCGCAGCTGAAATCCATTCCCTTGGTTCTTCCAAGCCTGCCACAGCAGTCCCAATGATATTGAGTGCAAGTGGTAGACCTCCACAACGTTGGTATATTGCCATAGCACGCTCCCTAACAACATTGTTAGAACTGGGTGATACAACTGCTGCATAAGCCTCATTGCTCAGCTTGCTCAAGAACAGTTTCCAGGCAGCAACATTATCTAAAACCTGGATCTCGATCAGGCTCCTCTGTGCACCCATCTGGAAGCATACTTCTCGGTAACGTGATGTCAGGATCAGCTTGCTTTGGCTGTTGGTATCTGGAGTTGGGATACCGACATCTTCCAGTCGGAATTTCTTCCTTACATCATCAAGCAGCAATACAAATCTTTTCCTGGCCAGTGCCTTTACCAAGAATCTGGCCCGTTTGTCAACTGTCTCTGCTTCATTCCATGGCAAATTAAGCCTTTCGGAGATAGTCTGTTGTATATCCACTATGTTTAGTGTCTCTGAATTGGATActtcaataaaaataacaaCCTGGCACAACCGATTTGAGGGAAAATACCAATATTAGTTGCAGTCCACAAGTAGTTTGTAATTGACAACACAACTTAGCAAAGTAGAAATGCCGAAACAGTAAGCTAGGGAAGTATGTACGGAATTTGTATGCAAAGATGCAAAATTTACTAATTCAATACCACTTTAACATATAAGTTACAAGTGCAACATTTATTGAATGTGTCTCCACTCTCCAGTGCAACATTTATACTCATTAATCTATTCCAGTGACAGTAATATATAATTTATGCAATTGCATTAGCTCCAAACTAGCTTTTATAGCAAACTTAAGAAACTTGCAAAAGACAAAAgaatcacacacacacacttcaTGCCGTAAACGATGATGCTACTTTCCTCTACCCCTCTAATATAAATGGCTACTGTACAGACGGACATATACTTAAAAAGCTGCAAAATCTTCAGTTTGAACTAGCGCTTTTGAATAACATGTGAGAGAAATGTTAAATTTGTTTTTTCCGGTACAAGAACAACAGCATTATCCAACCATTACTGAAACACATAATTTTGCAGTTTAATTATAGCCGTTTCTACATATCATTTCTGAATACGCTAACAATTGCAACTTTTGAGGAAGCATGATAGTACCTGATAGTCACGGGCCTTCTTTTCGAGATCATTGTTGAAGACGTGGAGGAGAGTTGTCTTACCAATGCCGCCTTGACCCCACACACCAATTATGTTCGAGTCTCCCTTCTCAAGCAGATCATGGAGCTTAGTCAGCATGGACTCCAACCCAAACGTCTCGATTTGGGGTAAGCGCTCAACAATCTCCGGTAGCGGCTTGAACCCAAAATTGTTGAATCGCTCCCCTTCCTCGGTCAGTTTGTTCACCTCCTCCAGCGCCTCCACAACACGCTTGCCGATCCATGCACGGCGCGCAGCATGCACGGTGCACTGGCAGAGGCAAGAATACTTCATAAACTGGCTGTAATCCTCGTCAATGGTGTCCAGCTGTAGCTCATCGACATGATTCAGCCACACCTGCACCTGAGGATCGCAGACGTTCAGCTTGTCTATCTCCATGGTGACGCGACCTCTAACCTTCGTCTCGACGGCTCTCAAGCTGCCCCGGGCCTTGTCTAGATCACCCCAGTTAGACTTGAGGCGAAGGAACGAGGCGACATCCTGGGCCACCGCGTCGGCCACACCTGTGGCATCCAGGCATTCCCACAGGGGCTGCAAGCACGAGCCGGCCGCGCTGATTGCATCAGCCATTGGGGACGGCAGTGAGCGTGCAGCAGGCGAACATGGATTCTGCAAAAAGCAGAGTTCTTGAAGCTTATAAAGGAAGCATGCAGTGCAGAGGAGACACGTTACGCGGTCCCTGAAGCGAATTGGGCAACACGGGCATGGCCGACACGTTCTGCCGATGATGATTGGCATGTCAGGACTCGGTTCTTGCGAGGAAAGTATCCACGCGCCAGTCGGGCGTTTGGAGCTACGAAAAGTCATCATTTGGGAAGGAAGACCTGGTTAACCCATCGCCCATCGGTCGAAGCCGAGTGCAGGCAGCAGAACATCTCCCCATGACCCAGTTTCCTCGTCCTTTCCTGAGAAGAACATCCCAAGCGAAGCAACGGCCGCCATGCCGTGCTGTGGCGGGCTGATCTCGAAGAGGCAATCCGTCAAACACGTTGCGTGCGGCGCCATTTCTCCTGCGCAAGCGTACACGCCTAGTAAGTTCGGTTCTGGTTTCTCCACCCGCGGGTTTCTGCAACGCCTGCTGGGCTGGCAGTGGGATTTTTCGCCTGCGGAAGGCAGCAGCTTTGACCTGGAGTGTGATTGGTGGTGGTCTTAGCTTGTATGCACCGtcgtaattttttaaaaagaaaaatatttgatattaAATTTAATTCTTCATTTTACTCGTTCTATTATCAAACACCTTAAATGTGAAAGCATGATTGACTTACCGATTGTATATGTTTGGATAGACTGAGCTAAGTTTCTGTTTCATTAATCAAATCTGAGGTCACATAAGCAGATATAAAagttgagattatgattgaTTGTTcgcatgaagatgattttgacATTGACAAGTGTGTCCAactgcatgagcggatgcagaaGCTTGTATTCGTCGAGCTAGGCCGCAGACTCATATACCAGGCTGAAGACATATATTTGCATTTATTAGGCTAGGCTTGAATAATGAATACGAACAACCAAATACGTTTTTTATGAGATTATATGTATATGTCACTCCAGCATCTCAAAATACAGGATCTTAAAATACTGGCAGCCAATCACAATGCGAGCAACCAATCCCATTATATTTGGAGGTGGGAGATGATGGTGACCTCGCTGTTAGGCAAGCTAGTCGCGCGCCGCATGAATGATTCGGTTGTGGGGCTAGATGTGGATCCAAGTTGGCAGTGACTGAATAGGGAACAAATTGACCAGTCCGATTCGAAGTCTTCGAAGTTTAGACGGGTGTCCACCTACTCCTGCTCTGTAACCAAATGGTGCCATGCCGAGAGCTTTCGCTGCTCGTGGCGTTGCCAGGTTTCATCGTGACAGTGGCGGGAGGGGCGCACGATCACCCCTCACGTCACCTGCCACCTCTATGTCGTGCCCCTGGAAACCCATCGTGGCAAGTGTCCCCTACTGCACACCTAAACATATGTTTCCCTCTTACTCCGGTCCACCGTATCATGTGACTTGATCCCTCTTAATATAATATACAATAACAAAAAAGTAACAATACCAAAATGAAAAATCTCATAAGATTTGTTTAAATAGCATAGTAAAGGTAAATAACGGATAAATCACGAACAAAATACAATCAGCATTACTCATTAGCAAAATACACCATTCAACCTAGATGGCCTacaaaatataaagaaaaatgattttatatttttgaatGAGAAGTTGTATTGAAAAGATTAAAAGTAATACATTACCTTTTAGTATTTATGTTCTTTTAAGAATTTGAAGCGACGAATCACAACATCATATGTAATTTATGCACTTCTTATTTCTAAACATAGCAATGAGGTTACTACTCATAAACTCATTACCAATATGATTGCGCAAATATGTTTTCACAATTTTTATAGCCGAAAAACATCTCTCAACGCTAGCAGTGACAATAGGAAATATAAGTACTAGCTTCAAAAGACGATAAACCATAACAAAGGTGTTTTCTTGTCTCTACCTTTTTTGGAAAGCCTAGCTATAATTTGTATGTTGGAGAATCCATCATCTTCCCGCACATCAGTAATGTAAAGAGAAAGAATATGGTTAAGTTCCCTCAATTTCCCATAATCAAATTCATTGGGATATAATTTAGCTAGGCTTATGAAACTCTCCACATTGAAATCGCGAAATGAATCTATTGGATTGAAAGTAGCCAAGCAAACAAACAGTTGAGAGATACTTTCATTGAAACGGCTATCCAGCTTTTGAAGTAGCCAATCAAGAACATCATTAAAGCATTCAACTTCAAGATGATGCTAGTTGGTTATTCCAGTTTTTTTGCCTTGGCTTCCGTGGGTTAATATATGCCTCACCCATTTCTAACTTGGAAATAGCAtttctgtcaaaaaaaaaatgcatacaCTTCACCTAGGATTTTGTCCCACCCATTTGTTCGAAGTTCATCCAAATGGCTTCTAGTTGCTTTCACACATTTAACAACATTCATAATATCTTGATCTTTCTATTGCAATGCAATTGAAAAGGTGTTTATGATTATTAAAATAGTCAACATGAGATGCAAATAGAAGATAAATGCAAAAGACTAGAAGTACACTTGAAGACCATACACTTGTTCTCTATTTTTACCATCCTTGTCTTCTTTTTCAGCAAATTCTAGCACTTTGATAATTGTTGGGAACAAGTTAAGAAAACTTTTAAGAGATTTATAGCGAGAACTCCAATGTGTATCTCTAGGTTTTTGAAGATATTGCTCTTGATTCAATCATATCCCCATTTTAAGCAACCCACAACCTAAGACCTTACGCACTTCTTCAAGATTGAAATCTTGAATGATGTCTCTTCTCTTTGAAGATCCACCCACCACATTCAACAAGGTAGAAATCatactaaaaaattatcaatgcaCATATGCTTTCTAGCAACAGCTACAACTACTAGTTGAAGTTGATGAGCAAAGCAATGCACATAATATATAGTATTACTTTCTCTCATGATCAATGATTGCAATCCATTGAACTCACCCGCATGTTGCTAGCACCATTATATCCTTagccttttattttctttaagcTCAACTTAAATTTTGCAAATAGAGAATCAATATATGACTTGAGATTGGAAGAAGTTGTCTCTTTCATATAAACGAGACAAACAAAGCTCTCTTTCACAAGTCCACAATTGTCGACATATCTCAAGACCACCGCCATTTGTTCTCTGCAGGAGCCATCTCTaaactcatcaactagcaagcAAAACAAATCATGCCCAAGGTCTTCAAGAATGGAATGTAAAATTTCATcaacaaaacatttaacaatGTATTTTTGGATATAAGAATACACCATGAGACTATTATCTGCAGCATCAATTGTCAATGCCTTGCTAAAGCTACATTCTGCTCTAGTAAGCAAGCATAAACTTCCCTGAAGTTCCCCTTGCTGTAGGATTTTTTTACTCATCATAGTCCCGAAAAGGCAATCCTTGCTTCAGTAGCAATCTGGAGATATCAATTGCGCTATTAAATCAAACAAAATATGCATTATTAGAAGTTTCACTTTGTATATGAATAGCAACATCAATGTGATGTTCTATTTGCAACAAAGCATCACAACTTTTTAAAGCTACATTGTGAGGACTACTAACACCACCTACATGATCCCTTAATCTATCTTTATTATGCCAATTATTCCAACCATCTACCACAAAAGACTTATATCCAACATCCTTCTTAGTGTGGTCTCTCATGAAGAAACAAGTAAAATAATAGTCTAATagagtcattttcgctacaaacATGTTATTCTCATGAccatgttgtcattaattatattaatctcattaactatgttgtcattaatcacaataatagcctaataggttcatttttgctacaatatcacctttttagtgattgatgacaacacaaccaaagcaagtggcaagtaataagtgatatcaattataaagagcacaaagtcttaccacattgtttggatgcatgttcttaccacctAGTCTCCCTTTATTGTGACTCCCCCTTTCTCCAACGTCACTGTCTACTTTGATCGACATATGCAAGAGTTGGCCCGCTCTTGTTGCGTGTGCTGGGGATCCACGTGAATGCGGTGGCACAGGCGACCATGGCTAGAAATGGTCTCGAAGTCCTAGCTCTTGTGGGAGCCCTCGTTACAATGAGCACCTCCATCTCGGCGTGCAACTCGTACTCTCCGTCACCATCACGTAGCCTCACAACCTTCTTGGCTGCCATAGTACGGCCATCGGAGAGCACGCCGTGGTACACCACATAGTAGCTGCAGCGGCCAATCACCAGGTCATCCGAGAAGTTGCCTGTGACCACCACGATGTCACGGTAGGTGAACACTATCTTGCTGAGCCGAAACACCTTCACCCTCTTCACATGTTGTGGTCGCCTAGCGGCATGCACAGTAGACCGAGCGGGCTATCACGGCGGTGGCCACCGAGTAGGCCGTGTGCGCCTCAACAACGCCTCATCAATCTTCATGCGAAGATACTCAAAGTTGAGTGTATCCAGGTAGCATACCATGGGGTTGAACTAGAATGGAGCGTCCTTGAGCTCGTGGATGGTGGTGAGACGGAGATGTGGTGAGCCCTCTAGTCGCGTCGCTGGAAGGTGGAGGAGCTTGAGCCGTTGGGTGGTGTCCACGCCATCGAAGTCGATAATGCACATGATCTTATTGGACTCTATTGTCTCCAAGATGGATTGTTTGGCGGCGGCAAACTCTGTCAGTGTGGGCACCACGCGGGGCAGGAGTAGGTGCATCACTTGGCACAGGCCTAGCCACACCCGGAGCACGCACCTCGCCAATGCCTCTGCGGAGACGTCGTTGCACGTTTCTTGATGTCACTGTCAAGTTGTGAGAAATGCATGAGTGGGAGGGACGCATGGTCACAATTTTCGACGACACGGAGGTCACTCGCGCAGATCAGTGCAACAAGCCCCGGAGGCATGCCACGTGCAGGTAACTTGTGCACTAGCCCATTGAGCACGGTGGTGTCGACGTTGAGCGCGCATGGAACACAGTGCATCCACGAAGGTGGTGGCCACAGTTGTATCATTACACCGAGCATATCATGAGCATTGTCGTTGGCAAGCGCGTGACGGAGCACGGTGAGGTCGAAGAGCCCATCGGGGCCCGTGCCGACCTCGATGATGTTGGCCAGGTTCCGCCACCATAACAACAGGTTGGGGTGGTGCTCATCGCAAAGCATGGTCTGGAAGTAGCCCTTCGTCGAAGACACGAAGTCGATGAAGTACTTCAGCGGGTAGTCGGAGGCGGAGAAGTTGATCAAGCGGTCCCAATCACCGCTGCGGCGGAGCAGCACTGCACAAGCGTGCAGCATGTTGGCCACCCTCGTCTGGCCCCAGATTTGTACAATGTGGAGGTTCACAACAGTAGTAGTAAAGCCTAACGCTTATGAGCCCATGCGGAATTCCGTGGTGGCTCCAGAGCAAGGGCTCAACGTAGACGCAAATGTAGGCACGGTGATGGAAGTAGGCATGACGGTTGACACAGCGGTAGCACTAGTAGAGATAGGGACGGTGCAGTGAGCGTGGACGTTGGTGTTCCTAGTCGGAGCAAGCGCGATGATGTGGTCACCGATGTTGCTTGCCCCGATGAGGTGGTAGGACGAAGACCCGATACTCTTCAAGAGCTCGTGGATCTCGCACCGTGTCATCGTCCTAGGTTTGTAGCGACAGTGCTTCTTCACGCCGCCGGTTGGTCGCGAATAGTCACCAAGGAAGCAACGAGCGGAAGTTGCCGGTGGACTTGGAACAGTACCAATTGACGTGGTTGTCAAGTACACCACGCATGCGCAATAGAGATCCACGAATGATAAGAGATATATGTGGGTACTCAATGAGTAGTTCTAGATCACTAAGTAGCTCatttttttccttaacataATTAGGTGAGAGTgactctagtttttttttttttagttttgagttGATctaatgattaaaaaaaaatacaaaacttgtatAAAGAGGCTGAATCCTCGGCCTCTGACGGCTTTCCTGAGCGAGTGGAGGACTCTCGACGAGGTGGAGCAACGAGCAAGCTACCATGAGTCGTGATACTACCGCGGGGAGCCTGCACCATTGATGAGCCTACAGTAATTGTGTCGGTACGGCACTTGCAAAACAAATTGCCAGTTTACCATAGCGACGATCAACCCCCGCCGCCTGTTCTTTGCAGGGATGGATCCCCATACAGTAATGTAGGAGAGCATATTTAGCTACTTAACTCTCCTATGACATTGGAGCAACAAAGCTCTGGGAAACTATCTCATGAGTCGAATCATCTGTTTTATTTCGAAAAGAATATTTCAACGTACAAATACTGGAGCTGCTGCCTGCTCAGAACACCACTCCTGCACTCCATCCTCATCCTCGAGACCCCTTGGCCCATAGCACCGTTTTGTCAGTTCCTTACTTTCTTCTGTCAGCACTAATTGTGAGCAGCTCGAAGTTCCTTACGGTATCATCATGCAAATCCCTTGCGGTTTTAGATAAAGATGAGGACCTTGCCTCAACTCCACCCGAATGATGTGCCCTTTGGGCAGTTGATGGGCGGCTGCTGCGACTCGAAATTAGGCGGCTCGCGCGATTTGGGTCACTGGGATCTCCAAAGGAGCTTGGTTTGCTTGATGAAAGGACGGCTCTTCTTGACGAGCTTCCATTGCGTGATGATGTTGGCCTTGTTTTATCTGAATCAACAGTCTACAAAACACAAGATGCAGTAGTAAGATCTTCCGTAATCACTGCAGGAATGATTACTTGGTACAGAACAGTGCATCAATTTCTTACCGCCTTGGATGGCATCAGTGAATCTAGAAGACTTCTGTGCTTGGTGTGCTCTCCATTGTGACCAGAGCCAGATCCAGTTCTTCTAGTCAAAGCTTCAACTGCAGAAGAGAATCTATCAGGGATGTCTTGTACCGCTCGTTGATTCAGAACTTTGGTAGTTTGGTCTTAAGTTTCACTAACTTATTTCCCAGAATACGTAATTCTAAAAAACTCACAGACCTGCAGTTCTTTCAGTCCGTTCTGCAGAAGGGCCGGCCAACCCAGTTGCCTTTCCGCTAGACTAATTGTCAAGAACAAATGCAATAAACTCAGCACATTGAAAGTCACATTGATTAATGAAGGGTTGGGGCAAAATGAATAACATACGTACCTGAAGTTTGTTTTTATCTCTAAATTGAGGGTATTTCATAATGGTCCAATCAAATACATAATCAAGTTGGTACCCTGCAAGTATCCACAAGATGTCATGTCAATAGTACACCCACAAGGTACCATCAGTTACAAATTTCTAATGCTTAGCCATACCCTCACGGATAAATAAGTCACGGAAGAGTCTCTTCAAATAGGAATAATCTGGTTTATCTTCAAATCGTAGTGATCGACAGTAATGGAAGTATGAAGTAAACTCTGTCGGATAAGATTTACAGAGGACCTGTTTCAAATTTGTGCACATTATTGTTATAAACAATCGATACTGCGATATATTGTTTGAACAGCACATTAAGTCATGGGATCATGGGGACTTTGTGTTGGATTGTCCCTTGATCGGAAAAATCAAGTACCTCAACTGGGGTCAACATTTTCTTTTCACTGATTCTATCGTACTTTTGCTTCTTCGTACCAGCTTTGAGACCTTGCCAAGGAAGACTGGGGTATTCCAAGATGACAAGAAAATTTAATGGTGCAGAAAAAAATTACTAGGAAAAGCTAGTAAAACAATTTCATATCTCACCTTCCTCTTAAGAAATACATCAGAACGTATCCAAGAGATTCCAGATCATCTCTCCTGCTTTGTTCTGGAAGAAAACCAAGAAAGGTTAACATGAATGTATGCAGCAAGGCATTCAGATTTGTGGATGAATATAGTCTGCTATAAATTGACTTCAAGGTAAGGTTTGGTGTTTCAGGTTTTGAAGGATCAATATTGCTGGAGAATTTTAAAGTATTCACTAATTTTGTCTTTTCTAATTCCACTTGGCCCTTAGCTTCTATCATTTGATGTTCCGACACTGATGATACAGTAGCACAAGTCAGTACTTACAAGTCATAAACTCACCTACTCCAAGATGGGTATTTACACTGGCATATCGTGCTGTCCCTGTGAGATTTTTGTTTTCTCTGTGGCATGACAAAGAAAGTGTACTTAGCTCTTTAAATGATTATACACACAAAGTAAGCATGGCTACAAGCCTAGAACAAAAGGAGCCTTTCAGgggaaaaaaataatagtagtttCCATGTCAAAATGAAACGTTCTTGCTGATCCTTGCAGTAGTTTTTAAAATGTTTAACATTTTATCCTTTTGCTTATTAACGTTTGTTTTTTACTCCCATATGTTTGAGATAACATTGGTTGCCCCTAGCCTGCAAGCCATATAAGCCAGCAGCCGCTTGGAACAACATAGAAGCAAGACAGGATGGACAATGGAAACATGGGCAAGGAGAGAATAAATTGGAGCTTTGTGATATATGCTGCTTATATGAACCAAATCCGCCACTTT
This genomic window from Phragmites australis chromosome 7, lpPhrAust1.1, whole genome shotgun sequence contains:
- the LOC133924576 gene encoding disease resistance protein RPS2-like, with the protein product MADAISAAGSCLQPLWECLDATGVADAVAQDVASFLRLKSNWGDLDKARGSLRAVETKVRGRVTMEIDKLNVCDPQVQVWLNHVDELQLDTIDEDYSQFMKYSCLCQCTVHAARRAWIGKRVVEALEEVNKLTEEGERFNNFGFKPLPEIVERLPQIETFGLESMLTKLHDLLEKGDSNIIGVWGQGGIGKTTLLHVFNNDLEKKARDYQVVIFIEVSNSETLNIVDIQQTISERLNLPWNEAETVDKRARFLVKALARKRFVLLLDDVRKKFRLEDVGIPTPDTNSQSKLILTSRYREVCFQMGAQRSLIEIQVLDNVAAWKLFLSKLSNEAYAAVVSPSSNNVVRERAMAIYQRCGGLPLALNIIGTAVAGLEEPREWISAADAINTNLDNIDGVDEMFAQLKYSYDRLTPTQQQCFLYCTLFPEYGSISKEQLVDYWLAEGLLLNDYDKGYQIIRSLISACLLQTSSSMSSKVKMHHVIRHLGLWLVNKTDQKFLVQAGMALDNAPSSEEWKEATRISIMCNDITELSFSPKCKNLTTLLIQNNPNLNKLSCGFLKFMPSLKVLDLSHTSITSLPECETLVALQYLNLSHTHIMRLPERLWLLKELRHLDLSVTVALEDTLNNCSKLLKLRVLNLFRSHYGIRDVDNLNLDSLKALMFLGITIYAQDVLKKLNKTSPLAKSTHRLNLKYCGEMQSIKISDLNHMVHLEELFVESCYDLNTLRVDAELTTSCLQSLTLSVLPSLENVIVAPMPHHFWYIRKLVILRCPKLQNITWVLRLEMLERLVISHCDEMLKIVEEADSDEESGVQEMKIQDHPSEEQEDDAMAENPCEERDNDYQSIGKSKLTIGTIHTDFPKLRSIVLTDVKKLRSICKPRDFPSLETIRVEDCPNLRSLPLSSTYNCGKLKQVCGSFDWWEKLQWEDREEAASMESKYFIPI
- the LOC133924578 gene encoding casein kinase 1-like isoform X2 gives rise to the protein MEHVIQGKFKLGKKIGSGSFGELYLGVNVQNGEEVAVKLESVKSRHPQLHYESKLYTLLQGGTGIPHLKWYGVEGEYNVMVIDLLGPSLEDLFNYCSRKFSLKTVLMLADQMISRVEYMHTKGFLHRDIKPDNFLMGLGRKANQVFVIDYGLAKKYRDLQTHKHIPYRENKNLTGTARYASVNTHLGVEQSRRDDLESLGYVLMYFLRGSLPWQGLKAGTKKQKYDRISEKKMLTPVEVLCKSYPTEFTSYFHYCRSLRFEDKPDYSYLKRLFRDLFIREGYQLDYVFDWTIMKYPQFRDKNKLQSSGKATGLAGPSAERTERTAVEALTRRTGSGSGHNGEHTKHRSLLDSLMPSKATVDSDKTRPTSSRNGSSSRRAVLSSSKPSSFGDPSDPNRASRLISSRSSRPSTAQRAHHSGGVEARSSSLSKTARDLHDDTVRNFELLTISADRRK
- the LOC133924578 gene encoding casein kinase 1-like isoform X1 is translated as MQLAMSLLCGLAAFRLVRSWPIYNKTFLYRNDAVQHFLLPFSHTPIVNSAYLGPLGIPFTLGKESVKSRHPQLHYESKLYTLLQGGTGIPHLKWYGVEGEYNVMVIDLLGPSLEDLFNYCSRKFSLKTVLMLADQMISRVEYMHTKGFLHRDIKPDNFLMGLGRKANQVFVIDYGLAKKYRDLQTHKHIPYRENKNLTGTARYASVNTHLGVEQSRRDDLESLGYVLMYFLRGSLPWQGLKAGTKKQKYDRISEKKMLTPVEVLCKSYPTEFTSYFHYCRSLRFEDKPDYSYLKRLFRDLFIREGYQLDYVFDWTIMKYPQFRDKNKLQSSGKATGLAGPSAERTERTAVEALTRRTGSGSGHNGEHTKHRSLLDSLMPSKATVDSDKTRPTSSRNGSSSRRAVLSSSKPSSFGDPSDPNRASRLISSRSSRPSTAQRAHHSGGVEARSSSLSKTARDLHDDTVRNFELLTISADRRK